From Pseudomonas sp. StFLB209, a single genomic window includes:
- the ahpC gene encoding alkyl hydroperoxide reductase subunit C, whose product MPIINSQVKPFKATAYKEGKFVDVSDADLKGKWSVVFFYPADFTFVCPTELEDLADNYAEFQKLGVEIYSVSTDTHFAHAAWHNTSPAIGKIKYTMIGDPTLTISRNFDVLIEEAGLADRGTFVINPEGQIKIVELNDGGVGRDASELLRKIKAAQYVAAHPGEVCPAKWQEGEATLAPSLDLVGKI is encoded by the coding sequence ATGCCTATCATCAACAGCCAAGTCAAACCGTTCAAAGCGACTGCCTACAAAGAAGGCAAATTCGTTGACGTCTCGGACGCCGACCTGAAAGGCAAGTGGTCTGTGGTGTTCTTCTACCCAGCCGACTTCACCTTCGTCTGCCCGACCGAACTGGAAGACCTGGCTGACAACTACGCAGAATTCCAGAAGCTGGGCGTAGAAATCTACAGCGTTTCGACCGACACCCATTTCGCCCACGCTGCCTGGCACAACACCTCGCCAGCCATCGGCAAGATCAAATACACCATGATCGGCGACCCAACCCTGACCATCTCGCGCAACTTCGACGTGCTGATCGAAGAAGCCGGTCTGGCTGACCGTGGCACTTTCGTAATCAACCCGGAAGGCCAGATCAAGATCGTTGAGCTCAACGACGGCGGCGTAGGCCGTGACGCCTCCGAGCTGCTGCGCAAGATCAAGGCCGCTCAGTACGTTGCTGCTCACCCAGGCGAAGTCTGCCCAGCCAAATGGCAGGAAGGCGAGGCCACTCTGGCTCCGTCCCTGGACCTGGTCGGCAAGATCTGA
- the ahpF gene encoding alkyl hydroperoxide reductase subunit F has product MLDANLKAQLKSYLERATRPIEIQASLDDGAKSQEMLALLQDVVSVGKDITLATDGNDARRPSFTLNSPGQDISLRFAGIPMGHEFTSLVLALLQAGGYPPKVSDEVIEQVRALQGEFSFETYFSQSCQNCPDVVQALNLMAVLNPNIKHVAIDGALFQDEVTERKVMSVPSIYLNGELFGQGRMGLEEILAKIDTGAGARQAEKLNAKQAFDVLVIGGGPAGSAAAVYSARKGIRTGVAAERFGGQVLDTMAIENFISVQHTEGPKLAVALEEHVKQYEVDIMNLQRADQLIPGKDGALHEVKFASGASLKAKTLILATGARWREMNVPGEKEYRNKGVAYCPHCDGPLFKGKRVAVIGGGNSGVEAAIDLAGIVSHVTLLEFDGQLRADAVLQRKLNSLPNVTVLTSAQTTEVTGDGEKVNGLRYKDRVSGEERAVELEGIFVQIGLLPNSEWLKGVIELSPRGEIVVDARGETSVPGIFAAGDVTVTPYKQIIIALGEGAKASLSAFDHLIRTSAPA; this is encoded by the coding sequence ATGTTGGACGCCAATCTTAAAGCCCAGTTGAAATCCTATCTGGAGCGGGCCACTCGCCCCATCGAGATCCAGGCCTCCCTCGACGACGGCGCCAAGTCTCAGGAAATGCTCGCGCTGCTGCAAGATGTAGTCAGCGTCGGCAAAGACATTACCCTGGCCACTGACGGTAACGATGCGCGCAGGCCGTCGTTCACCCTCAATAGCCCAGGCCAGGACATCAGCTTGCGGTTTGCCGGTATCCCGATGGGGCACGAATTCACCTCGCTGGTTCTGGCGCTGCTGCAAGCAGGCGGCTACCCGCCCAAAGTCAGTGATGAGGTCATCGAACAAGTGCGCGCCCTGCAAGGCGAGTTCAGTTTCGAAACCTATTTTTCCCAGTCCTGCCAGAACTGCCCGGACGTGGTCCAGGCACTGAACCTGATGGCCGTGCTCAACCCGAACATCAAGCACGTCGCCATCGACGGCGCACTGTTCCAGGATGAAGTCACCGAGCGCAAAGTCATGTCGGTGCCAAGCATTTACCTCAACGGTGAGTTGTTTGGTCAGGGCCGTATGGGCCTGGAAGAGATTCTCGCCAAAATCGACACCGGTGCCGGTGCGCGCCAGGCCGAGAAGCTCAACGCCAAACAAGCCTTCGACGTGCTGGTGATTGGTGGTGGCCCGGCTGGCTCCGCCGCAGCGGTCTACTCGGCACGTAAAGGCATTCGTACCGGCGTTGCCGCCGAGCGTTTCGGCGGTCAGGTGCTCGACACCATGGCGATCGAAAACTTTATCTCGGTCCAGCACACCGAAGGCCCGAAGCTGGCGGTTGCCCTCGAAGAGCACGTCAAGCAGTACGAAGTCGACATCATGAACCTGCAACGCGCTGACCAGCTGATTCCAGGCAAGGACGGCGCGCTGCACGAGGTGAAGTTTGCCAGTGGTGCGAGCCTCAAAGCCAAGACCCTGATCCTGGCGACCGGTGCGCGCTGGCGGGAAATGAACGTCCCCGGCGAGAAGGAGTATCGCAACAAGGGCGTGGCGTACTGCCCGCACTGTGACGGTCCACTGTTCAAGGGTAAGCGTGTGGCAGTGATCGGTGGGGGCAACTCCGGTGTGGAAGCGGCCATCGACCTGGCCGGTATCGTCTCCCACGTAACGCTGTTGGAGTTTGACGGCCAGCTGCGAGCTGACGCGGTGCTGCAACGCAAGCTCAATAGTTTGCCCAACGTCACCGTGCTGACCAGTGCACAGACCACTGAAGTGACCGGCGACGGCGAGAAGGTCAATGGCCTGCGCTACAAGGACCGGGTCAGCGGCGAAGAGCGTGCGGTGGAACTGGAAGGGATCTTTGTACAGATCGGTCTGCTGCCTAACAGCGAGTGGCTCAAAGGCGTGATCGAGCTGTCGCCGCGCGGCGAGATCGTGGTCGATGCCCGCGGTGAAACCTCGGTGCCGGGTATTTTTGCGGCCGGTGACGTCACTGTCACGCCGTACAAGCAGATCATCATCGCCCTGGGCGAAGGTGCCAAAGCGTCGCTGAGTGCTTTCGATCACCTGATCCGCACCAGCGCGCCAGCCTGA
- the gloA gene encoding lactoylglutathione lyase has protein sequence MSLHELNTFPGVTAEPDAATQGFVFNHTMLRVKDITASLDFYTRVLGFHLVDKRDFPEAEFSLYFLALVDKAQIPQDDAARHQWMKSIPGVLELTHNHGTENDAGFSYHNGNTDPRGFGHICVSVPDVVAACARFEQLNVPFQKRLQDGRMNHLAFVKDPDGYWVEIIQPTPL, from the coding sequence ATGAGCCTGCACGAACTCAACACTTTCCCGGGCGTGACTGCCGAACCTGACGCCGCCACCCAGGGTTTTGTGTTCAACCACACCATGCTGCGCGTCAAGGACATCACCGCCTCGCTGGATTTCTACACCCGCGTCCTGGGCTTTCATCTGGTCGACAAGCGTGATTTTCCTGAAGCCGAGTTCAGCCTGTATTTCCTGGCCCTGGTCGACAAGGCGCAGATTCCGCAAGACGACGCTGCTCGCCATCAGTGGATGAAGTCCATCCCTGGCGTGCTGGAACTGACCCACAACCACGGCACCGAGAACGACGCCGGGTTCTCTTACCACAACGGCAACACTGACCCGCGCGGCTTCGGCCATATCTGTGTGTCGGTGCCTGACGTGGTCGCTGCCTGCGCCCGTTTTGAGCAACTGAATGTACCGTTCCAGAAGCGCCTGCAAGACGGCCGCATGAACCACCTGGCGTTCGTCAAGGACCCGGATGGCTACTGGGTAGAGATCATCCAGCCAACACCGCTGTAA
- a CDS encoding DUF4946 domain-containing protein, with amino-acid sequence MPMIRYPLLPVAALLLTAATAQADDTMILWPPGWEVQSLPTVEGASGQPSVQLRQRAIKNDAAGEPSMVVELTRSQLVAGHEVNVQGVLMAMRKAVQVNFARSGLQSACTHVREVSLGGVPGMESTCTVTQNGVHVMTQTLVAAANARQAWSLSYAGSAEGYAANRQQVQQIRDGLKLDTAP; translated from the coding sequence ATGCCGATGATTCGCTATCCCTTGCTCCCTGTTGCCGCTTTGCTGCTGACCGCCGCTACCGCACAGGCCGACGACACCATGATCCTCTGGCCCCCCGGCTGGGAGGTGCAGTCATTGCCGACGGTTGAAGGCGCATCAGGGCAGCCTTCGGTGCAACTGCGCCAGCGCGCCATCAAGAACGATGCCGCAGGCGAGCCAAGCATGGTGGTGGAGTTGACCCGCTCCCAACTGGTTGCCGGTCATGAAGTCAATGTGCAAGGTGTGCTGATGGCGATGCGCAAAGCCGTGCAGGTCAATTTCGCGCGCAGCGGCCTGCAAAGCGCATGTACTCATGTGCGAGAAGTCAGTCTGGGTGGTGTGCCGGGCATGGAGAGCACCTGCACGGTGACCCAGAACGGCGTGCATGTCATGACCCAGACCCTGGTGGCGGCGGCCAATGCCCGGCAGGCCTGGTCGCTTTCGTATGCGGGCTCGGCAGAAGGCTATGCAGCCAACAGGCAGCAGGTGCAGCAGATTCGTGACGGGCTGAAGCTCGACACGGCGCCCTGA
- a CDS encoding histone-like nucleoid-structuring protein, MvaT/MvaU family gives MSRLAEFRAAEKALQEQLAQLEALKKDAGLQKEIEFEQKLKELMASYGKSLRDVIAILDPNSATTLVAAPAGPKRRRARVIKVYQNPHTGELIETKGGNHRGLKAWKEQYGADTVESWVRA, from the coding sequence TTGTCCAGACTTGCTGAGTTTCGCGCCGCAGAAAAGGCCCTTCAAGAACAACTGGCCCAGCTGGAAGCCTTGAAGAAAGACGCTGGCCTCCAGAAAGAGATCGAATTCGAGCAGAAGCTCAAAGAGCTGATGGCTAGCTATGGCAAGAGCCTGCGTGATGTCATCGCCATCCTCGACCCTAACAGCGCAACCACCCTGGTTGCCGCTCCTGCGGGTCCAAAGCGCCGTCGCGCCCGTGTGATCAAGGTTTACCAGAACCCACACACCGGCGAACTGATCGAGACCAAAGGTGGCAATCACCGTGGCCTGAAAGCCTGGAAAGAACAGTACGGTGCAGACACCGTCGAATCCTGGGTTCGTGCCTGA
- a CDS encoding tetratricopeptide repeat protein gives MPNDSPQPTRRGRQALIIGSLVGVLVLALWTWRSETSRPAAPVRPSQSYSQTLELARDGKPGAARLLYQQLARDDLADERRIALLAELPNYPSPQALKLLKAQLDHESLAVSLAAVESAVRLLPGHHLAVVLGPLLSADEPALRLNATLALTRLSPDELGLYFAALQHSAEAFQHDLAQQPPTVQNRMQLGRLYRQTGDNALALSALEDAVQLAPDNLLAALARIEQLDDNQQADQARQLMRQLLEKHPDSALLQHALGIWLRDHGQAEFALLSLARAAELAADNNDYRYDLAVMLHTLEQLEAAQKQLQQILQNQPANRRARVLLIQYARESGQLQNVQVLLAQLEQQNPDDPALQQGL, from the coding sequence ATGCCCAACGACTCACCTCAGCCCACCCGCCGCGGGCGCCAGGCCCTGATCATCGGTTCGCTGGTCGGCGTTCTGGTCCTGGCTTTATGGACCTGGCGCAGCGAAACCAGCCGCCCCGCCGCACCGGTACGTCCCAGCCAGAGCTACTCGCAAACACTGGAACTGGCCCGCGACGGCAAGCCGGGTGCCGCGCGTCTGCTGTATCAACAGTTGGCCCGTGACGACCTTGCCGACGAGCGGCGCATTGCGTTGCTGGCCGAACTGCCCAATTACCCTAGCCCGCAAGCGCTGAAACTGCTCAAGGCTCAACTTGACCATGAGTCGCTGGCGGTCAGCCTGGCGGCGGTTGAAAGTGCGGTACGGCTGCTGCCCGGTCATCATCTGGCCGTGGTGCTCGGCCCCTTGCTCAGTGCCGATGAACCGGCATTGCGCCTCAACGCGACCTTGGCCCTGACCCGTTTGTCACCGGATGAACTGGGACTGTATTTCGCCGCCCTGCAACACAGCGCCGAAGCCTTTCAGCACGACCTGGCGCAACAGCCTCCCACTGTCCAGAACCGCATGCAACTGGGCAGGCTCTATCGCCAGACCGGCGATAACGCCTTGGCGCTCAGTGCGCTGGAAGACGCCGTGCAGCTGGCGCCGGACAACTTGCTGGCAGCCCTGGCGCGCATAGAGCAGCTTGATGATAACCAGCAGGCAGACCAGGCCCGACAACTCATGCGGCAGTTGCTCGAAAAACACCCCGACTCCGCCCTGCTGCAGCATGCTCTGGGCATCTGGTTGCGCGATCACGGGCAGGCCGAGTTCGCCCTGCTTAGCCTGGCCCGTGCGGCGGAACTGGCGGCGGATAACAATGACTATCGGTACGACCTGGCTGTGATGCTGCACACGCTGGAACAACTGGAGGCAGCACAGAAGCAACTGCAGCAGATTCTGCAGAACCAACCGGCCAACCGGCGGGCCAGAGTGCTGTTGATTCAGTACGCCCGCGAAAGTGGCCAACTACAGAATGTTCAGGTCTTGCTGGCGCAACTTGAACAACAGAATCCGGACGATCCGGCCCTGCAACAAGGGCTCTGA